The genomic stretch AATCGAACCCCTTGAGAAGAAACAATCTATTTCCCCAGCAAGATATCTAAGCTCAGTTTAGTTTTGAGAAACAGATAATTTTGTTTAGTTCCCAATATCCCACCTTAAAAAAAACATCAAAACTCAAATTTCTTAATAAGAGTCACCAAAATCATTCATAACTTGTTGGAGGCTTCGTGTTTGCTTCTTCTATAATATACAAAGTTTTAGTCTTTCTTGATTACTAGATGTCTCTTAACATCACACCATTTTACTCACTTTATGAATTTCAAATCATGAAAGGACTCCAGTCTGATCTCCACCACAACTGAACACAACACAACAGAAATATAATGTGATTATTCAACTTAACTTGAGACAAAATTGAACCAAGGTCTGGTCTAGTGCCTCGGAGTCAAGCGAGCATGCAAAGGATGTTTCATGACGGTGGTGAACTCCTGAACCTCAGACAAATCAACTTCATCAACCTTATTCCACTCAAACTTCCAAACCAAATTGGCCACAAAATACTCCAGATGAAGCATGGCCAGACCATAGCCAGGGCATATCCTCCTCCCCACCCCAAAAGGCATCATCTTTATCTCCCTATTCCCAGTTATATCAAACTCAACCTTACTATCATCACCAACCAGAAACCTCTCCGGCTTGAACGCCATGGGATCCTCCCACACCTTGGGGTCCCATCCCATCTCCGCCACCATGAAGTTAACGCTTCCCTTCTTCGGCACCACGTGTCCACCCACCACAACATCCTCACTCACTGCGTGCGGCAACACAAAGTGCCCCGGCGGGTGTCGCCTCAGCCCTTCCAATATCACAGCTTTCAAATACGGCATTCTCTGCAAATCTTCCTCTTCAATCTCCTTCCCTCTTCTTCTGTCATCATCCCCCATCACCCCTTTTATCTCCTCGTACAGCTTCTCTTGAATCTGGGGATGTTTCACTAAACTGGCCATGATCCACTGCAGCGCCGTGGAGGTGGTGTCAGTGCCAGCGTTCAGAAACTCTGAGCACAAGGTAACCATTTCCCCTGTATCAAGCTTCCTCTTCTCCTCTGGCAGCTCCAGACCCAGTAAAGTATCCACATAGCAAAGCAcgaaatcatcatcatcattggtGGCAATCTTGGCTTCCTCGACCTTCTCCCGGGAATTGATGAGGGGGACCAGAACCTCGAGTTGGTCATAGCGGAGCTGAAACAACTCCTGCCACCGCTTTCTGAAAACAATTTTGGTCAAACCGGGTAAGAAATTGAGTATGTTAAAGCGTGAGAAACCCAGCAAAATGCGACGTTGGATGGTCTCGATTTCTTTGATCTTCGACTCGTCAAGCTTGTCACCGAAGCACATCAAGACCAAGAGGCAAAACATGGCGTACTGGAAGTGATCCATTACGCGGACACCATCGGCGGCGCTTCGAGCATCGGATTCGAGGCGATTGAGGAGAATATCGAGAACCCATTTGCGAGCGCGGGAATAGGACTTGACCCGCGAAGGGTGGAGGATCTCGGAAGTGATGTTGCGGCGGAGGAGGCGCCAGGTGGGACCGTACCTGGCAGAGCTGACGCTATGCTGGTTGCTGTTGAAGATTTTAGTGGTGGGGAGAGCGGGAGGGCGGTCGGCGAATACGGCACCGTTGTGGACGAGGGCTTGGTGGGCGAGGTGACGGTCAGCGATGAAGACGGAGGGGCGGGAGCCGATGCGGAGAGCGACGACGGGGCCGTACTTGGCGTGGAGGTTGCGGAGGATGGGCTCGAGGTCGGAGAAGGATTTGCGGAGGGATAAGATGGTGCCGATGATGGGAATGGTGAAGGGTCCCGGAGGGAGGGTTGggcttcttttggaaatgaatttGAGGAGGAAGAAGGGGATGAGGATAAGGCTGAGCCACCACCAACCGCCGCCACTGAAATCCATTGGTTTGTTTACTCTTACTTTCAGTCTCTCAAACTCAAGTAGGCTAGCCAAACAGAATCTTAGCCATAATAGGAGAATAGATACGGTGTTTGTTTTGTTGAAACTGTAAACTTCTTAGACGATATTTATGGGTGTCGTGTGGTTAATATATATTTGATTTGACCTGTGTACAAAAGTCTTCATTTGTTTATGATAATTTCTTTGTTGTGGGACCATGTACTTGCTTGACACGTTCCATTCATATGactttaatataattattaactaAGCTAATCCACACAAGAATACTTCTGCTGCTTTCCCAATCCACATGTCTTTGTTCTTATTATGTCATTGATGAGTTCAGTACACCTTGGTTCAAGTACAAGTTAAAAATTGCCGAAGAGCACTATTGGGGTCCAACTTCATCACGTGATCATAGAAATTAATATGATCACACGTTCCATCTACGTGagaaataagactaaaatttagtaCAGTTTTGCtact from Humulus lupulus chromosome 5, drHumLupu1.1, whole genome shotgun sequence encodes the following:
- the LOC133834180 gene encoding cytochrome P450 89A2-like, giving the protein MDFSGGGWWWLSLILIPFFLLKFISKRSPTLPPGPFTIPIIGTILSLRKSFSDLEPILRNLHAKYGPVVALRIGSRPSVFIADRHLAHQALVHNGAVFADRPPALPTTKIFNSNQHSVSSARYGPTWRLLRRNITSEILHPSRVKSYSRARKWVLDILLNRLESDARSAADGVRVMDHFQYAMFCLLVLMCFGDKLDESKIKEIETIQRRILLGFSRFNILNFLPGLTKIVFRKRWQELFQLRYDQLEVLVPLINSREKVEEAKIATNDDDDFVLCYVDTLLGLELPEEKRKLDTGEMVTLCSEFLNAGTDTTSTALQWIMASLVKHPQIQEKLYEEIKGVMGDDDRRRGKEIEEEDLQRMPYLKAVILEGLRRHPPGHFVLPHAVSEDVVVGGHVVPKKGSVNFMVAEMGWDPKVWEDPMAFKPERFLVGDDSKVEFDITGNREIKMMPFGVGRRICPGYGLAMLHLEYFVANLVWKFEWNKVDEVDLSEVQEFTTVMKHPLHARLTPRH